The Henckelia pumila isolate YLH828 chromosome 2, ASM3356847v2, whole genome shotgun sequence genome includes a window with the following:
- the LOC140884587 gene encoding ABC transporter C family member 13 isoform X3, with protein MQHGANRQLDFEDLLKLPVDMDPSFCHNTILRFWEAQLKSNFSHPSLFKTICSAYGWPYICIGLVKVLNDCIGFAGPLLLNKLIRFLQQGSKNVDGYVLAISLGLVSVLKSFLDTQYSFHLSQLRLKLRSSIMTLIYRKCLCVSLAERSKFSEGEIQTFMSVDADRIVNLCNSVHDMWSLPLQIGIALYLLYKQVNFAFLSGLAITILLIPVNKWIANLIANATKNMMEEKDERIRKTAELLTYIRTLKMCGWELLFAGWLMKTRSSEVRYLSTRKYLDAWCVFFWATTPTLFSLFTFGLYTLMGHKLDAATVFTCLALFNNLISPLNSFPWVINGLIDAAISTRRLRRYLSCYEGEDRVETTFDCDKHFNGKETAVAAHDASCTWSSNNEKEFDLVLEHVNLFVPKGSMVAVIGEVGSGKSSLLNMILREARLVNGSVHLSGTKAYVPQVPWMMSGTIRENILLGKDYDGKRYLEILRACALDLDVSLMLGGDSACVGEKGVNLSGGQKARLALARALYHEPDVYLLDDVLSAVDAHVAFSILQNAFLSHLMNQKTRILCTHNIQAIHVADIVVVMDKGHMKCVGNPADSYVASYVSLISLNDYDTFPKIGNKGKKWNSLTESIENTQEVECANTSIEVQDIIEVETRKEGRVELKVYQTYAAFSGWFIAIITCLSAILMQASRNGNDLWLSFWVDTTGSGQREYSTTFYLVILSVFCLINSSLTLVRAFLFAFGGLRAAIRVHDQLLRKLVDAPISFFDQNPSGRILNRLSSDLYTIDDSLPFILNILLANFVGLLGIAIVLSFVQVMFLLLLLPFWFVYRKLQFYYRSTSRELRRLDSVSRSPIYTSFTETLDGSSTIRALKSVDFFLFRFLQHVQLYQQTSYTEVVASLWLSLRLQLVAAIIVSFVAVMAIIGTHGYLPVSLGTPGLVGLALSYASPIVSLLGSFLTSFTETEKEMVSIERVLQYMDIPQEELSGRGHSLDPTWPSQGEIEFRNVILRYMPSLPPALSDVSFIISGGTSVGIVGRTGAGKSSILNVLFRLNPICGGCILLDGIDIVGIPVRDLRSKLAIVPQSSFLFEGSLRVNLDPFQTSSDEKIWEILEKCCLKDEIEAAGGLDIQVKESGTTFSVGQQQLLCLARSLLKPSKVLCLDECTANVDTQTASKLQKAIASECKSRTIVTIAHRISTVVTMDHILVFDQGLLVEQGNPQVLLLDESSRFSSFARASAM; from the exons ATGCAACATGGTGCAAATAGGCAGCTTGATTTTGAAGATTTACTGAAGCTACCAGTTGATATGGATCCATCGTTTTGCCATAATACGATACTGAGATTTTGGGAAGCTCAACTGAAAAGCAACTTTAGTCACCCCTCTTTGTTCAAGACAATTTGCTCGGCTTATGGATGGCCCTACATTTGCATAGGTCTGGTAAAG GTGCTTAATGACTGCATTGGCTTTGCTGGACCACTACTTCTCAATAAGCTAATCCGATTCCTTCAACAAG GTTCCAAAAATGTTGATGGTTATGTCCTTGCAATATCATTGGGCTTAGTATCTGTTTTAAA ATCATTCCTTGACACACAATATTCTTTTCATCTTTCACAACTGAGGCTGAAGTTAAGATCTAGCATTATGACTCTCATTTATCGGAAG TGTCTTTGTGTTAGCTTAGCAGAGAGATCAAAATTTTCTGAAGGAGAAATTCAAACATTTATGTCTGTTGATGCTGACAGAATTGTAAACCTGTGCAACAGTGTGCATGATATGTGGAG CTTGCCTTTGCAAATTGGGATTGCTCTCTATCTTTTATATAAACAAGTCAACTTTGCCTTCTTGTCCGGGCTAGCGATTACTATTTTGCTAATTCCAG TTAACAAGTGGATTGCTAATTTGATTGCGAATGCCACCAAAAATATGATGGAGGAAAAGGATGAAAG GATCCGAAAAACAGCTGAACTATTAACTTACATCCGCACTTTAAAAATGTGTGGTTGGGAACTTCTTTTTGCTGGCTGGTTAATGAAGACAAGGTCCtccgaagttcgatatctatcG ACAAGAAAATATTTGGATGCCTGGTGTGTGTTCTTTTGGGCAACAACTCCGACCCTATTTTCTCTTTTCACATTTGGACTATATACTCTAATGGGCCACAAGCTTGATGCTGCGACG GTTTTCACTTGCCTTGCTCTATTTAACAATCTGATCTCTCCTCTGAACTCATTCCCATGGGTCATCAATGGGTTGATTGAT GCAGCTATATCAACTAGGCGATTGAGAAGGTACCTCTCTTGTTATGAAGGTGAGGATAGGGTTGAAACTACCTTCGACTGTGATAAGCATTTTAATGGTAAAGAAACTGCTGTTGCTGCCCATGACGCATCTTGTACATGGTCAAGCAACAACGAAAAGGAATTTGACTTGGTCTTGGAGCATGTTAATCTTTTTGTGCCCAAGGGTTCTATGGTAGCAGTGATTGGAGAG GTTGGATCAGGTAAATCGTCCCTTTTAAATATGATTCTACGTGAAGCGAGACTCGTCAATGGATCAGTACATTTGAGTGGAACAAAAGCATATGTACCACAG GTTCCCTGGATGATGTCTGGAACTATCCGTGAAAATATTTTGCTAGGGAAGGACTACGATGGGAAAAG ATATTTGGAAATATTAAGGGCATGTGCTTTGGATCTTGATGTTTCACTAATGTTAGGAGGTGATAGTGCTTGTGTTGGTGAGAAAGGAGTCAATTTATCTGGGGGACAGAAAGCTCGTCTTGCGCTTGCCAG AGCTCTTTACCATGAACCCGATGTATACCTGCTCGATGATGTTTTGAGTGCTGTGGATGCGCATGTAGCATTCTCAATTTTACAAAATGCATTTCTTAGCCATCTTATGAACCAGAAGACTCGCATTCTTTGTACTCATAACATCCAG GCAATACACGTGGCCGACATTGTTGTTGTGATGGATAAAGGACATATGAAGTGTGTGGGAAATCCAGCCGACTCATATGTTGCTTCCTATGTTTCATTAATATCATTAAATGATTACGACACATTTCCCAAAATAGGAAATAAAGGGAAAAAATGGAATAGTTTGACTGAATCCATTGAGAATACTCAAGAAGTTGAGTGCGCCAACACTTCAATtgaagttcaagacatcattgAAGTTGAAACAAGGAAGGAGGGAAGAGTAGAATTAAAAGTTTATCA AACTTATGCTGCATTCTCTGGTTGGTTCATTGCTATTATCACATGCCTCTCAGCAATCTTAATGCAAGCTTCTCGTAATGGCAATGATCTGTGGCTGTCATTTTGGGTCGACACTACAGGAAGCGGCCAAAGAGAGTATTCCACCACCTTTTATCTG GTCATACTCAGTGTATTCTGTTTGATTAATTCGTCTTTGACATTAGTGAGAGCATTTTTGTTCGCATTTGGTGGTTTACGGGCTGCTATTAGAGTACATGATCAGTTGCTGCGTAAACTTGTCGATGCACCAATCAGTTTCTTCGATCAGAACCCAAGTGGAAGAATATTAAACAG ATTGTCTTCAGATCTTTATACCATTGATGATTCCCTTCCATTTATTCTCAACATTCTTTTGGCTAATTTTGTGGGCCTATTGGGAATTGCTATAGTGTTGTCATTTGTCCAG GTCATGTTTTTGCTTCTGTTATTGCCCTTTTGGTTCGTGTACAGAAAATTGCAG TTCTACTACAGATCAACCTCGCGGGAATTGAGAAGACTGGACAGTGTTTCTCGTTCGCCTATTTATACTTCATTTACCGAAACATTAGATGGTTCCTCAACAATTAGAGCTTTAAAATCTGTG GATTTTTTCTTGTTCAGATTCTTACAGCATGTGCAGTTATATCAGCAGACTTCGTACACAGAGGTAGTCGCAAGTTTGTGGCTCTCTCTTCGTCTTCAG TTGGTGGCCGCTATTATTGTCTCATTTGTTGCTGTGATGGCTATAATTGGAACTCATGGATATCTCCCTGTCAGTTTGGGTACTCCAGGACtg GTTGGGCTGGCTCTTTCTTATGCTTCCCCTATAGTATCATTGTTGGGAAGTTTTTTGACAAGCTTCACTGAGACAGAGAAGGAGATGGTTTCAATTGAGAGAGTTCTTCAG TACATGGACATCCCTCAAGAAGAATTGAGTGGAAGAGGCCATTCATTAGATCCTACTTGGCCGTCTCAAGGGGAGATAGAGTTTCGAAATGTGATCCTCAGATACATGCCGTCCTTGCCCCCTGCATTATCTGATGTTTCTTTTATCATCTCTGGAGGAACATCG GTGGGAATTGTGGGAAGGACAGGCGCCGGAAAATCAAGCATCTTGAATGTTTTATTCCGTCTCAACCCTATTTGTGGTGGATGCATTCTTTTGGATGGCATAGATATCGTCGGTATCCCAGTTAGAGATCTTCGGTCTAAATTAGCTATCGTTCCCCAGAGTTCCTTTCTGTTTGAAGGGTCCTTGAG GGTCAACCTCGATCCGTTCCAGACCAGCAGCGATGAGAAGATATGGGAAATACTTGAAAAATGCTGTCTGAAAGATGAAATTGAAGCAGCAGGAGGACTAGACATTCAGGTAAAAGAGTCGGGAACAACGTTCTCTGTTGGCCAACAACAGCTTCTTTGCCTTGCACGTAGTCTTCTCAAGCCTTCTAAG GTACTCTGCTTGGATGAGTGCACGGCAAATGTGGATACTCAAACGGCTTCTAAGCTGCAAAAGGCTATCGCAAGTGAATGTAAAAGCAGGACCATTGTAACGATTGCTCATCGCATTTCCACTGTTGTGACCATGGACCACATCCTCGTCTTCGATCAAGGATTACTG GTCGAACAGGGAAATCCGCAGGTACTTCTTCTGGATGAATCATCTAGATTCTCCAGCTTTGCCAGAGCATCAGCCatgtaa